A window from Citrus sinensis cultivar Valencia sweet orange chromosome 5, DVS_A1.0, whole genome shotgun sequence encodes these proteins:
- the LOC102610762 gene encoding ATP synthase subunit delta, chloroplastic: MASLQQTATLSLQSNLFPSGRAASRNPLSATIPSGPRRRGAHGIRMSATVATSYAIALVDLAKANNTLESTSADVEKIEKIFSEKQIHEFFVNPTIDIEKKREMVDEICKSSALQPLTGNFLNILIDAKRVDVVKDIVKEFEEVYNKMTNTEMAVVSSVVKLESEHLAQIAKQVQKLTGAKNVRIKTVIDPSLVAGFTIRYGKWGSKLIDMSVKKQLEEIAAQLDLGDVQLAV; this comes from the coding sequence ATGGCGTCTCTTCAGCAAACCGCAACCCTCTCACTCCAATCAAACCTCTTCCCCTCCGGCCGGGCGGCCTCTCGAAACCCATTATCCGCCACCATCCCCTCCGGCCCACGCCGGCGCGGCGCCCACGGAATCAGAATGTCAGCCACAGTGGCGACCAGCTACGCCATCGCGCTGGTGGACTTGGCGAAAGCGAACAACACCCTCGAGTCCACGAGCGCCGACGTGGAAAAGATCGAGAAAATCTTCAGCGAGAAACAAATCCATGAGTTCTTCGTGAACCCCACCATCGATATcgagaagaaaagagagatGGTGGACGAGATATGCAAGTCGTCGGCGCTGCAGCCGCTGACCGGGAATTTCTTGAACATACTGATCGACGCGAAGAGGGTGGACGTGGTGAAGGACATAGTGAAGGAGTTCGAGGAGGTGTATAATAAGATGACGAATACGGAGATGGCGGTGGTGAGCTCGGTGGTGAAGCTGGAGTCGGAGCATTTGGCTCAGATAGCGAAGCAAGTCCAGAAGTTGACTGGGGCCAAGAATGTGAGGATAAAGACCGTGATTGACCCGAGCTTGGTGGCGGGTTTTACGATCCGGTATGGGAAGTGGGGGTCTAAGTTGATTGATATGAGTGTCAAGAAACAGTTGGAGGAGATCGCTGCTCAGCTTGATTTGGGTGATGTCCAACTTGCTGTATGA
- the LOC102611062 gene encoding uncharacterized protein LOC102611062: MSMLDSFFNKGFKGSKCKTLLKLAIPRIKLLRNRREIQIKQMRRDIAKLLETGQEATARIRVEHIVREENMMAAQEILELYCELIVVRLPIIETQRECPLDLKEAISSVCFAAPRCADLPELLQVQMLFASKYGREFVAAATELMPDCGVNRQLIELLSVRAPSADKKLKLLKEIAEEHELDWDPAATETEYFKPQEDLLNGPTQFVSASKLPLPKEKHDETLNSAPDQAQNKNTDSDVTIEMLAFPEVPTAALKPGINSDSATATSPRMPAASHPAVQELSQHAETTENLPHLEPEELMQGKSAANKDEIPDESVGDEEDRQFVPFISPPSLTASFSGRQSSLPPTISKTQSETNVDLQDVLAAAQAAAETAERAAAAARSAASLAQMRISGLTQKKNDAVSENPFYTDGSDQSCTSENQHFDHKTSLNDPGTISNSLAFHQVHEQQRASELPDLPSFDHKVVFDSSPNDRVSDQEPVRHQPQRLTSMDDDSHFSYPNLFSSQNPNLGSGSDLFTDNSRANH; encoded by the exons ATGTCGATGCTCGATTCTTTCTTCAACAAGGGCTTCAAAGGATCTAAatg CAAAACCCTTCTGAAATTGGCGATTCCGCGCATAAAGTTGCTTAGGAACAGAAGAGAGATTCAGATTAAGCAAATGCGCCGTGACATTGCCAAGCTCCTTGAGACTGGCCAAGAAGCCACAGCTCGCATTCGG GTAGAGCATATAGTAAGGGAAGAAAATATGATGGCTGCTCAAGAGATCCTTGAGCTGTATTGCGAGCTTATTGTTGTCCGCCTTCCAATTATCGAAACACAAAG GGAATGCCCTCTTGACTTGAAAGAAGCAATATCTAGTGTGTGTTTCGCTGCGCCAAGATGTGCGGATCTTCCAGAGCTTCTGCAGGTACAGATGCTTTTTGCTTCCAAATACGGCAGGGAATTTGTAGCAGCTGCAACTGAGCTCATGCCGGATTGTGGTGTTAATCGTCAG TTAATAGAATTGCTCTCTGTTCGTGCACCTTCGGCTGATAAAAAACTGAAGCTTCTGAAAGAAATTGCTGAAGAGCATGAGTTAGACTGGGATCCAGCTGCCACTGAAACTGAGTACTTCAAACCACAAGAAGATCTATTG AATGGCCCCACCCAGTTTGTCAGTGCGTCTAAGTTGCCCCTTCCCAAGGAAAAACACGatgaaacattaaattctGCTCCTGATCAAGCCCAGAATAAAAACACGGATTCTGATGTAACAATTGAGATGCTAGCTTTTCCTGAAGTTCCTACCGCAGCATTAAAGCCAGGTATAAATTCTGACTCAGCTACAGCAACAAGTCCACGTATGCCAGCAGCCTCCCACCCTGCAGTTCAGGAATTATCACAACATGCTGAAACTACTGAAAATTTGCCGCACTTGGAACCTGAGGAACTGATGCAAGGAAAATCAGCAGCTAACAAGGATGAGATTCCTGATGAATCAGTTGGTGACGAGGAAGACAGACAGTTTGTCCCGTTCATTTCTCCCCCATCCCTAACTGCGTCATTTTCTGGAAGACAAAGTAGTCTACCGCCCACTATCTCAAAAACACAAAGTGAAACCAATGTGGATTTGCAAGATGTCTTGGCTGCTGCTCAGGCTGCTGCTGAAACTGCAGAAcgtgcagcagcagcagctcgCTCAGCAGCTAGTCTTGCACAGATGAGAATTTCTGGGTTAACCCAGAAGAAGAATGATGCAGTCTCGGAGAACCCATTTTATACTGATGGTTCCGATCAGTCTTGTACATCAGAAAATCAACATTTTGATCACAAAACCTCTTTGAATGATCCTGGTACCATTTCAAATTCCCTAGCCTTCCATCAAGTTCATGAACAACAGAGGGCATCAGAGTTACCCGATCTTCCTTCTTTCGACCACAAGGTGGTTTTTGATTCTTCTCCAAATGATCGCGTCTCTGATCAAGAACCTGTTCGACACCAGCCTCAGAGATTAACTTCGATGGATGATGACTCCCATTTCTCCtatccaaatttattttcatcacaGAACCCAAATCTTGGATCTGGCTCTGATTTGTTTACGGATAATTCGAGAGCCAACCATTAG